The Gorilla gorilla gorilla isolate KB3781 chromosome 17, NHGRI_mGorGor1-v2.1_pri, whole genome shotgun sequence genome contains a region encoding:
- the TPGS2 gene encoding tubulin polyglutamylase complex subunit 2 isoform X3, which yields MEEEASSPGLGCSKPHLEKLTLGITRILESSPGVTEVTIIEKPPAERHMISSWEQKNNCVMPEDVKNFYLMTNGFHMTWSVKLDEHIIPLGSMAINSISKLTQLTQSSMYSLPNAPTLADLEDDTHEASDDQPEKPHFDSRSVIFELDSCNGSGKVCLVYKSGKPGQLTAIKT from the exons ATGGAGGAGGAGGCATCGTCCCCGGGGCTGGGCTGCAGCAAGCCGCACCTGGAGAAGCTGACCCTGGGCATCACGCGCATCCTAG AATCTTCCCCAGGTGTGACTGAGGTGACCATCATAGAAAAGCCTCCTGCTGAACGTCATATGATTTCTTCCTGGGAACAA AAGAATAACTGTGTGATGCCTGAAGATGTGAAGAACTTTTACCTGATGACCAATGGCTTCCACATGACATGGAGTGTGAAGCTGGATG AGCACATCATTCCACTGGGAAGCATGGcaattaacagcatctcaaaacTGACTCAGCTCACCCAGTCTTCCATGTATTCACTTCCTAATGCACCCACTCTGGCAGACCTGGAGGATGATACACATGAAG CCAGTGATGATCAGCCAGAGAAGCCTCACTTTGACTCTCGCAGTGTGATATTTGAGCTGGATTCATGCAATGGCAGTGGGAAAGTTTGCCTTGTCTACAAAAGTGGGAAACCAG GCCAATTAACAGCAATAAAAACCTGA